A genomic region of Notamacropus eugenii isolate mMacEug1 chromosome 3, mMacEug1.pri_v2, whole genome shotgun sequence contains the following coding sequences:
- the LOC140531477 gene encoding olfactory receptor 10P22-like yields the protein MDDANGTGMTEFILLGFSYLGTYQSALFWEVLFVYLVTLLGNSLIITLTLLDPALSTPMYFFLRHLSVIEILYTTTIVPRMLIDLLFSHPAMSPASCFTQMYFFALFGIAECCLLTAMAYDRYAAICQPLHYAMLMNQQVCVGMVGASYLMGIITGTTDSIFIFILPFHGTNIVHNFLCDDLVVLRLANGDTFWGEVGNVVLTLLFIMTPFALILFSYVRILITILGVASAQGRQKVFSTCSSHLLVVTLFFGTATLAYMKPRSSATQDMDLILSLFYTVVTPMFNPFIYTLRNKEVMGALRRKVTKHL from the coding sequence ATGGATGATGCTAATGGGACAGGAATGACTGAGTTTATTTTGTTGGGATTCTCATATTTGGGGACCTACCAGAGTGCCCTGTTTTGGGAAGTGCTCTTTGTTTACTTGGTCACCTTGCTGGGCAACTCCCTGATCATCACCCTTACCCTACTGGACCCAGCCCTGAGCActcctatgtattttttccttcgACATCTCTCTGTGATAGAGATCCTTTATACTACAACTATTGTGCCTAGGATGCTGATTGATCTCCTCTTCTCACATCCTGCCATGTCTCCTGCCAGCTGCTTCACTCAGATGTATTTCTTTGCCCTCTTTGGCATTGCTGAATGCTGCCTGCTCACTGCCATGGCCTATGACCGTTATGCTGCCATTTGTCAGCCCCTGCATTATGCCATGTTGATGAATCAGCAGGTATGTGTGGGTATGGTGGGTGCTTCCTATCTAATGGGCATCATTACAGGAACTACTGACTCCATATTTATCTTTATCTTACCCTTTCATGGCACTAACATTGTTCACAACTTCCTATGTGACGATTTGGTTGTTTTGAGACTAGCAAATGGAGATACATTTTGGGGGGAGGTTGGGAATGTTGTTCTCACCCTGCTCTTTATCATGACTCCCTTTGCTCTGATCCTGTTTTCCTATGTTCGAATACTTATTACCATCCTTGGGGTAGCCTCTGCTCAGGGTCGCCAAAAAGTCTTCTCTACCTGCTCTTCCCACTTACTGGTTGTCACACTGTTCTTTGGCACTGCCACCCTTGCTTACATGAAACCTAGATCCAGTGCAACTCAGGACATGGATCTaatcctctcccttttctacACAGTTGTAACCCCCATGTTTAACCCTTTTATATATACCTTGAGGAACAAGGAGGTGATGGGAGCCCTTAGGCGCAAGGTAACAAAACACCTTTGA